One window from the genome of Rhodococcus sp. ABRD24 encodes:
- a CDS encoding MMPL family transporter, with protein sequence MFARWGDLVYRARFTVIAVMVAGLLALGAYGSGVGAHLSQSGLDDPGSESVAAAKLADGTFGRDTTGDVVAMYTAPEGKTVDDPAFSAQVVDSLQRLLAEHPDEVAKVNGSYFPLPNTPRLPAMATADRTHAIASIALEGDNDTAITNNFRAIKDSLQIDGVEVQLAGMQPVASAINDTIANDIKRMELLAIPAVAVLLFFVFGGVIAAALPLVVGGLTILGANGIVRVITHFTDVNSFVMSVVSLIGLGLAIDYGLFIVSRFREELGDGYDTRAAVRRSVMTAGRTVLFSATMVIASLGGLLLFPQGFLKSMAYGAIATVLLAAFTSVTVLPALLSIIGTRIDKFGLKRFGQTKSTEEIESSIWGRLTRWVMRNPLKVTIPIVVGLLLLIIPMTGIKFGGINEQYLPTDNPTRIAQEQFDELFPGSRTEPVKLVIQGAEGAQVGQILKTASGAPGLVEKFSITGPAKDGVQVLKAGLVDRNDSAPTIDYLRAMDTPDGVQVLVGGTPAIEQDSINALLDNLPLMVVTVLLLTTLLMFLAFGSIVLPIKAVLMSALGLGATLGILTWIFVDGHGSSLLSFTPGPITSPVLVLIVAIIYGLSIDYEVFLLSRMVEARSQGASTTEAIRIGTAHTGRIITAAALILIVVTGAFGFSELVMMKYIAYGMIAALIIDATVIRMFLVPAVMKLLGDDCWWAPAWMKRIQRKIGLGEPILDSELVPSDVPQLTASDGAVPAPAPAEAPTMAMAAVAPAPPRDSDPLTQPIPRISAAPRARVAPAPIADPAPKAAPEVPDAPVVEVQRTAPKAESRPRPPRSEDGEEVAWLAALRAPNTGAVPIVKPQAEPEPKPAPEPEPKPKPAPEPEPKPKPAPESGARHNATHGAEDPTPGRHRGGVSVSELLARHNEEED encoded by the coding sequence CCGTGATGGTGGCCGGGCTGTTGGCGCTGGGTGCCTACGGATCCGGTGTCGGCGCCCACCTCAGTCAGAGCGGGCTGGACGATCCCGGCTCGGAATCGGTGGCGGCCGCGAAACTCGCGGACGGTACGTTCGGCCGGGATACGACGGGTGACGTCGTCGCGATGTACACGGCACCCGAGGGCAAGACCGTCGATGACCCCGCATTCAGCGCGCAGGTCGTCGACAGCCTGCAGCGACTGCTCGCGGAGCATCCGGACGAGGTCGCGAAGGTCAACGGCAGCTACTTCCCGCTGCCCAACACCCCGCGCCTACCGGCGATGGCGACCGCAGACCGCACGCACGCGATCGCGAGCATTGCGCTCGAGGGCGACAACGACACCGCGATCACCAACAACTTCCGCGCGATCAAGGACTCGTTACAGATCGACGGTGTCGAGGTGCAACTCGCCGGCATGCAACCGGTCGCGAGCGCGATCAACGACACCATCGCGAACGACATCAAACGCATGGAGTTGCTCGCGATCCCGGCGGTCGCGGTGCTGCTGTTCTTCGTGTTCGGTGGTGTCATCGCCGCCGCACTACCACTGGTCGTCGGCGGTCTGACGATCCTCGGCGCCAACGGCATCGTCCGGGTGATCACGCACTTCACCGACGTCAACTCGTTCGTGATGTCGGTCGTCTCACTGATCGGCCTGGGCCTGGCGATCGACTACGGCCTGTTCATCGTGAGCCGGTTCCGCGAGGAACTCGGCGACGGTTACGACACCCGAGCGGCGGTGCGTCGCAGCGTGATGACGGCGGGCCGGACCGTGTTGTTCTCCGCGACGATGGTCATCGCGAGCCTCGGTGGCCTGTTGCTCTTCCCGCAGGGCTTCCTCAAATCAATGGCGTACGGCGCGATCGCGACGGTGTTGCTGGCGGCCTTCACGTCGGTCACGGTGCTGCCTGCCCTGCTCAGCATCATCGGCACACGCATCGACAAGTTCGGCCTCAAACGGTTCGGCCAGACCAAGTCGACCGAGGAGATCGAATCCAGCATCTGGGGTCGCCTCACACGCTGGGTGATGCGCAACCCGCTCAAGGTGACGATCCCGATCGTGGTCGGCCTGCTGCTGCTCATCATCCCGATGACCGGCATCAAGTTCGGCGGTATCAACGAGCAGTACCTCCCCACCGACAACCCGACCCGTATCGCGCAGGAGCAGTTCGACGAACTGTTCCCCGGCAGCCGCACCGAACCGGTGAAACTGGTGATCCAAGGTGCCGAGGGCGCCCAGGTGGGACAGATCCTCAAGACCGCGAGCGGCGCCCCCGGCCTGGTCGAGAAGTTCTCGATCACCGGCCCGGCGAAGGACGGCGTCCAGGTCCTCAAGGCCGGTCTGGTCGACCGCAACGACTCGGCTCCCACCATCGACTACCTGCGCGCGATGGACACCCCGGACGGCGTGCAGGTGCTCGTCGGCGGTACGCCGGCGATCGAGCAGGACAGCATCAACGCTCTCCTCGACAACCTGCCGCTCATGGTCGTCACGGTCCTGCTCCTGACGACGCTGCTGATGTTCCTCGCGTTCGGTTCGATCGTGCTACCGATCAAGGCCGTGCTGATGAGCGCGCTGGGACTCGGTGCAACGCTCGGCATCCTGACCTGGATCTTCGTCGACGGACATGGGTCGAGCCTGCTCAGCTTCACTCCGGGGCCCATCACGTCGCCGGTGCTCGTGCTCATCGTCGCGATCATCTACGGACTGTCCATCGACTACGAGGTCTTCCTGCTCTCCCGGATGGTCGAGGCCCGCTCGCAGGGGGCGAGCACCACGGAGGCCATTCGTATCGGCACGGCGCACACCGGTCGAATCATCACTGCGGCCGCGCTCATCCTCATCGTCGTCACCGGCGCGTTCGGCTTCTCCGAACTGGTGATGATGAAGTACATCGCATACGGCATGATCGCGGCTCTCATCATCGACGCGACCGTGATCCGCATGTTCCTGGTGCCGGCCGTCATGAAACTGCTCGGCGACGACTGCTGGTGGGCGCCGGCCTGGATGAAGCGCATTCAGCGGAAGATCGGGCTCGGCGAGCCGATCCTCGACAGCGAACTCGTGCCCAGCGATGTCCCACAGCTGACGGCGTCGGACGGCGCCGTCCCAGCACCGGCACCGGCCGAGGCTCCGACGATGGCGATGGCGGCCGTCGCACCCGCACCGCCACGCGATTCGGATCCGTTGACCCAGCCGATCCCGCGAATCTCCGCGGCGCCCCGCGCCCGCGTCGCTCCCGCACCGATCGCCGATCCGGCGCCGAAGGCTGCTCCCGAGGTTCCTGACGCCCCGGTCGTCGAGGTCCAGCGGACCGCACCAAAGGCCGAGAGCCGGCCGCGGCCGCCGCGATCCGAAGACGGCGAAGAGGTGGCGTGGCTCGCCGCGCTACGCGCGCCGAACACGGGCGCCGTGCCGATCGTGAAGCCGCAAGCCGAGCCGGAGCCGAAGCCCGCACCCGAGCCCGAGCCGAAGCCGAAGCCCGCACCCGAGCCGGAGCCGAAGCCGAAGCCCGCACCCGAGAGCGGGGCCCGGCACAACGCCACCCACGGGGCCGAGGATCCGACTCCCGGTCGTCACCGCGGCGGGGTCAGCGTCAGTGAGCTGCTGGCCCGGCACAACGAGGAAGAGGACTGA
- a CDS encoding AI-2E family transporter, which yields MEPSRPIRAASESVHPLVRVGAAWTWRLLVLLAGVLALGFVVSKLETVVIPVALALLVSALLLPSVDWMDRRGVPRAGAVLLAVVGTIGIVGAILSFVVEQFIAGLPGLSDQFTASITKAQDWLTDGPLHFSEDQIRHAGDNVVKAIQSNQEALTSGALTTAAVVGEIFAGAFLTLFTLVFFLYGGAQVWEFVTRLVPKGSRSRVRLAGKQGFSSLVGYVRATVAVAAADAIGIGAGLAILGVPLALPLASLVFIGAFIPIVGAFVTGFLAVLVALVTKGLLTALIVLGIIIGIMQLEGHVLQPLLLGRAVRLHPLAVVLAITTGIVLAGIVGGLLAVPIVAFMNTAVRSLCAEDPEEAEETYESLVSADPSVPLFPASPDEPGDHDPGGLPDPRD from the coding sequence GTGGAACCGTCGAGGCCGATCCGCGCGGCTTCGGAGTCGGTTCATCCCCTCGTCCGCGTCGGCGCCGCATGGACGTGGCGCCTGCTGGTGCTGCTCGCGGGGGTACTCGCCCTGGGTTTCGTAGTCTCCAAGCTCGAGACCGTGGTGATCCCGGTGGCGCTCGCACTGCTGGTGTCTGCGCTGCTGCTGCCCTCCGTGGACTGGATGGATCGCCGCGGAGTCCCGCGCGCGGGCGCTGTGCTGCTCGCTGTCGTCGGCACCATCGGAATCGTCGGCGCGATCCTGTCGTTCGTCGTGGAACAGTTCATCGCGGGCCTGCCTGGGCTCAGCGACCAGTTCACCGCCAGCATCACCAAAGCGCAGGACTGGCTGACCGACGGGCCACTCCACTTCAGCGAGGACCAGATCCGGCACGCCGGCGACAACGTCGTCAAGGCTATCCAGTCCAATCAGGAGGCTCTCACCAGCGGTGCCCTGACCACCGCCGCCGTGGTCGGGGAGATCTTCGCCGGTGCGTTCCTCACTCTGTTCACCCTGGTGTTCTTCCTGTACGGCGGTGCCCAGGTGTGGGAGTTCGTCACCAGGCTCGTGCCGAAGGGCTCGCGGAGCCGCGTGCGGCTGGCTGGCAAGCAGGGCTTCAGCTCGCTCGTCGGCTACGTTCGCGCGACCGTCGCGGTGGCAGCGGCCGACGCGATCGGTATCGGTGCCGGCCTCGCGATACTCGGAGTTCCGCTCGCGCTGCCACTGGCGTCGCTGGTGTTCATCGGTGCGTTCATTCCGATCGTCGGCGCGTTCGTCACCGGCTTCCTCGCGGTGCTGGTCGCGCTCGTCACGAAGGGACTGCTCACCGCGCTGATCGTGCTCGGCATCATCATCGGCATCATGCAGCTCGAGGGACATGTCCTGCAGCCGCTGCTGCTCGGCCGGGCGGTGCGACTGCATCCGCTCGCGGTGGTCCTCGCGATCACCACCGGAATCGTGCTCGCCGGCATCGTCGGCGGCCTGCTCGCCGTCCCGATCGTCGCATTCATGAACACCGCCGTCCGGTCGCTGTGTGCGGAGGACCCGGAGGAGGCCGAGGAAACATACGAGTCCCTCGTCAGCGCCGACCCGTCGGTGCCACTGTTCCCCGCCAGTCCCGACGAGCCGGGCGATCACGATCCTGGCGGTCTGCCGGACCCCCGGGACTGA
- a CDS encoding adenylate/guanylate cyclase domain-containing protein: MLSMLGANVIGAVLVFAFVRYGVPIPDSAGIINDRVRNVVIFGVYLVFAGVVSLTAAAMMLRSVIRWQLRGGPPTRSEQMSALHAPLRQAIVHLGLWFLGGVLFVILTVEEMPELAVAVVVTVCMAATTTFGFTYMLGERILRPVAAQALSEGQFDRTMAPGVGTRMAMTWGLGTLMPVIGIILLCATQLTTDLKFSPSALAWAILLLSIMAIVQAFALSMLTASQISDPIRQLRRAIERAQRGETDVRVEVFDGSEIGRLQVGFNRMMRESDERKLLRELFGQHVGEDVARRALQFGTELGGETRFVAVLFVDMVGSTGAAAERPPGEVVELLNEFFRVVVDVVDRHHGFVNKFMGDAALAIFGAPLDRPDAPTAALAAARELRFALNEITGLDIGIGVSAGLAVAGNIGAAERFEYTVIGDPVNEASRLTELAKLRPSRVLASTSALYFADDEEQEHWELGDQVQLRGRRRNTHLAWPVLYPE; this comes from the coding sequence ATGCTCTCGATGCTCGGCGCCAATGTCATCGGCGCGGTCCTGGTGTTCGCGTTCGTTCGCTACGGCGTCCCGATTCCGGATTCGGCGGGGATCATCAACGACCGGGTCCGCAACGTCGTGATCTTCGGTGTCTATCTGGTGTTCGCGGGGGTCGTCAGTCTCACCGCGGCAGCGATGATGCTGCGGTCGGTGATCCGCTGGCAGCTGCGCGGCGGCCCGCCGACCCGTAGCGAACAGATGTCGGCGCTGCACGCGCCGCTGCGGCAGGCGATCGTGCACCTGGGGCTGTGGTTCCTCGGCGGTGTCTTGTTCGTGATCCTGACCGTCGAGGAGATGCCCGAGCTCGCAGTCGCGGTCGTCGTGACTGTCTGTATGGCGGCGACCACGACATTCGGCTTCACCTACATGCTCGGCGAGCGGATCCTGCGGCCCGTCGCAGCGCAGGCCCTGAGCGAGGGCCAGTTCGACCGGACGATGGCGCCCGGCGTAGGCACGCGCATGGCCATGACGTGGGGGCTGGGCACGCTGATGCCGGTCATCGGCATCATCCTGCTGTGCGCCACGCAGCTGACCACCGACTTGAAGTTCTCACCGAGCGCGCTGGCGTGGGCAATCCTGCTGCTGTCGATCATGGCGATCGTCCAGGCGTTCGCGCTGTCGATGCTCACCGCGAGCCAGATCTCCGACCCCATCCGGCAGCTGCGCCGCGCCATCGAGCGGGCGCAGCGAGGAGAGACGGACGTGCGGGTGGAGGTCTTCGACGGCAGCGAGATCGGCCGTCTTCAGGTGGGCTTCAACCGGATGATGCGCGAGTCCGACGAACGCAAGCTGCTGCGGGAGCTGTTCGGTCAGCACGTCGGCGAGGACGTCGCCCGGCGCGCACTGCAGTTCGGTACCGAGCTCGGCGGCGAGACCCGATTCGTCGCGGTGCTCTTCGTCGACATGGTCGGCTCCACCGGCGCGGCAGCGGAACGGCCACCCGGCGAGGTCGTCGAGCTGCTCAACGAGTTCTTCCGTGTGGTCGTGGATGTCGTCGACCGGCACCACGGCTTCGTGAACAAGTTCATGGGCGATGCGGCACTGGCGATCTTCGGCGCTCCGCTGGACCGTCCGGACGCGCCGACGGCAGCACTCGCCGCGGCCCGGGAGCTGAGGTTCGCGCTCAACGAGATCACCGGGCTCGACATCGGTATCGGCGTGTCGGCGGGTCTCGCGGTGGCCGGCAACATCGGCGCGGCCGAGCGGTTCGAGTACACGGTGATCGGGGACCCGGTGAACGAGGCGTCGAGGCTGACCGAGCTGGCGAAGCTGCGCCCGAGCCGCGTCCTGGCGTCGACCAGTGCCCTGTACTTCGCGGACGATGAGGAGCAGGAGCACTGGGAGCTGGGCGATCAGGTGCAGTTGCGGGGCCGTCGCCGCAACACGCACCTGGCATGGCCAGTGTTGTATCCGGAGTGA
- a CDS encoding YbhN family protein encodes MAQPEPDPRGGVPDQRDVPPAERPRGRFRWLKWVAAVLLVALLIGEGIYLWPRLHESWKALSEIHWGWLALCIVAQAVSLSGYGRVQKQLLRAGGVPVSQSKSVSVVYGSTAMSLTLPAGQVFSTAFTYKETRRWGASPVVASWQLAISGVIAAAGLALLGWAGALLVGGSVSPFTLLFSVIGLVALLYAGRYVSAHPDAIEGAARWVLTRVNSLRDKPAETGMDAVRATIEQLDSVRLGKRDAALTVGWSAVHRLADVVCLGAACFAIGADPVLAGLLIAFAAGKAVATIPGAPGGLVYVDATLIATLTTAASISASQAVAAAFVYRGVSFILVAIVGWIIFLFLFRGRQHEDSGLDAELERRETPALPERRSAADPAGAIIPPHTENPRAHPPAE; translated from the coding sequence GTGGCACAGCCGGAGCCCGACCCTCGAGGCGGCGTCCCCGACCAGCGGGACGTACCCCCGGCCGAACGTCCGCGGGGGCGCTTTCGGTGGCTCAAGTGGGTGGCCGCGGTCCTGCTCGTCGCGCTCCTCATCGGTGAGGGCATCTACCTGTGGCCGCGGCTGCACGAGTCGTGGAAGGCCCTCTCGGAAATCCATTGGGGCTGGTTGGCGCTGTGCATCGTCGCGCAGGCCGTCTCGCTCAGCGGCTATGGCCGGGTCCAGAAGCAGCTCCTGCGCGCGGGCGGCGTGCCGGTGAGCCAGAGCAAGTCCGTCTCGGTGGTCTACGGCTCCACTGCGATGTCGCTGACGTTGCCGGCCGGTCAGGTGTTCTCGACGGCATTCACATACAAGGAGACGCGGCGCTGGGGCGCGAGCCCGGTGGTCGCGTCGTGGCAGCTGGCGATTTCCGGGGTGATCGCGGCGGCGGGGCTGGCGCTGCTCGGTTGGGCGGGTGCGCTGCTGGTCGGCGGCTCGGTCAGCCCGTTCACTCTGCTGTTCTCCGTCATCGGCCTGGTGGCACTGCTGTACGCCGGCCGTTACGTCTCGGCGCATCCCGACGCGATCGAGGGTGCGGCACGGTGGGTGCTCACCCGGGTGAACTCCCTCCGCGACAAGCCCGCCGAAACAGGTATGGACGCGGTGCGCGCGACGATCGAGCAGCTCGACTCGGTTCGGTTGGGCAAACGCGACGCGGCATTGACCGTGGGCTGGTCCGCGGTCCACCGGCTCGCGGACGTGGTCTGTCTGGGTGCGGCGTGCTTCGCGATCGGCGCCGACCCGGTTCTCGCCGGTCTGCTCATCGCCTTCGCGGCCGGCAAGGCGGTCGCGACCATTCCGGGCGCGCCTGGCGGCCTGGTGTATGTCGACGCGACACTCATCGCAACCCTCACGACGGCGGCGAGCATCAGTGCCTCGCAGGCGGTCGCGGCCGCATTCGTCTACCGCGGGGTCAGTTTCATCCTCGTGGCGATCGTCGGCTGGATCATCTTCCTGTTTCTGTTCCGCGGACGGCAGCACGAGGATTCGGGATTGGACGCCGAACTCGAGCGTCGCGAGACCCCGGCGCTGCCGGAGCGTCGCAGCGCGGCGGATCCGGCCGGGGCGATCATCCCGCCGCACACCGAGAACCCGCGAGCACACCCACCGGCCGAGTAG
- a CDS encoding 2-isopropylmalate synthase, giving the protein MKWNRQRPSPMPSHRYRPYSERVPVPVTERHWPAARTTAAPLWVPVDLRDGNQALAEPMDPTRKRRFFELMISLGYKEIEVGYPSASETDFDFVRDLAEQDLVPEDVTIVVFTAARTDLIERTFESVRGLPNVVLHMYTATAPTWRDVVLRHDRESLHRLIFDAAQEVARGGDNQPGVRFEFSPEVFNLTEPDYMLQVCDSLTELWDASLDRPVIHNLPATVEISTPNVYADQIEYMHRNLARRESVILSVHPHNDRGTGVACAELAVLAGAQRVEGCLFGNGERTGNVDLVTLALNLHAQGVDPMIDFSDIDTVKRTVEYCNRIDVHARHPYGGDLVYTAFSGTHQDAIKKGFTHHYAQAEAAGVDPRQAPWDVPYLPIDPHDVGRDYEAVIRVNSQSGKGGIAYLLQTGYGIDLPRPLQIDFARHVQRATDDSGIEITAGQLWELLLTEYSFDGHLGQWSIEHQEEGDHLRVRAGFGDETISGEASGSGPVEALTNILADHGRPVEVLSLLQQSVGEGSDGRAVTYAECNAGGVTRWGVGFDQSVTASALRAVLAATSRIELPTRA; this is encoded by the coding sequence ATGAAGTGGAACCGCCAACGCCCGTCGCCCATGCCCAGCCACCGTTACCGCCCGTACTCCGAGCGGGTCCCGGTGCCGGTGACCGAACGCCATTGGCCCGCCGCCCGTACCACTGCCGCACCGCTGTGGGTGCCGGTCGATCTGCGCGACGGCAATCAGGCCCTCGCCGAACCGATGGACCCGACCCGCAAGCGCCGCTTCTTCGAACTCATGATCTCCCTGGGCTACAAGGAGATCGAGGTTGGCTACCCGTCGGCCAGCGAGACCGATTTCGACTTCGTCCGCGACCTCGCCGAGCAGGATCTGGTGCCCGAGGACGTCACGATCGTCGTGTTCACCGCCGCCCGCACCGATCTCATCGAGCGCACCTTCGAGTCGGTGCGCGGGCTGCCGAACGTGGTGCTGCACATGTACACCGCGACGGCGCCCACCTGGCGTGACGTTGTGCTCAGACATGACCGGGAATCGCTGCACCGCTTGATCTTCGACGCAGCCCAGGAAGTCGCTCGCGGCGGCGACAACCAACCCGGTGTGCGGTTCGAGTTCTCGCCCGAGGTGTTCAACCTCACCGAACCCGACTACATGCTGCAGGTGTGCGACAGCCTCACCGAGCTGTGGGACGCCTCCCTGGACCGCCCAGTGATCCACAATCTTCCTGCGACGGTTGAGATCTCCACGCCAAATGTCTACGCAGACCAGATCGAATACATGCACCGCAACCTGGCGCGCCGCGAGTCGGTCATCCTGTCGGTACACCCGCACAACGACCGCGGCACCGGGGTCGCGTGCGCCGAGCTGGCGGTCCTGGCCGGGGCGCAGAGGGTGGAGGGCTGCCTGTTCGGCAACGGAGAGCGCACCGGCAACGTCGACCTGGTCACCCTGGCACTGAACCTGCATGCGCAGGGCGTCGATCCGATGATCGACTTCTCCGACATCGACACCGTGAAGCGAACGGTGGAATACTGCAACAGGATCGACGTCCACGCCCGCCACCCGTACGGCGGCGACCTGGTGTACACCGCATTCTCTGGCACTCACCAGGACGCGATCAAGAAGGGCTTCACGCATCACTACGCGCAGGCCGAAGCTGCGGGCGTCGACCCGAGGCAGGCACCATGGGACGTACCGTATCTGCCGATCGACCCGCACGACGTCGGCCGGGATTACGAGGCGGTGATCCGTGTGAACAGCCAGTCCGGCAAGGGCGGGATCGCCTACCTGCTGCAGACCGGATACGGCATCGACCTGCCGCGACCACTGCAGATCGACTTTGCACGGCACGTGCAGCGCGCTACCGACGACAGCGGGATCGAGATCACCGCCGGCCAGCTGTGGGAGCTGCTGCTGACCGAGTACAGCTTCGACGGCCACCTCGGTCAGTGGTCGATCGAACACCAGGAGGAGGGCGATCACCTGCGGGTGCGGGCCGGTTTCGGCGACGAGACGATCAGCGGCGAAGCATCCGGAAGCGGCCCGGTCGAGGCGCTCACCAACATTCTGGCCGATCATGGCCGGCCAGTCGAAGTGCTGTCGCTGCTCCAGCAGTCGGTGGGCGAGGGCAGCGACGGCCGGGCCGTGACGTATGCCGAGTGCAACGCCGGCGGCGTCACCCGCTGGGGCGTCGGATTCGACCAATCGGTGACGGCGTCCGCGCTGCGTGCGGTGCTGGCGGCAACCTCCCGCATCGAGCTTCCTACCAGGGCGTGA
- a CDS encoding YceI family protein, with protein MTAAIALPNLSSGTWAIDPTHSTVGFMVRHLVVSKVRGTFNDFTGAITVAADGTPSVQAEIQVASIDTNNEQRDGHIKSADFFDVEQFPTATFVSTAVRPAGSNFVVEGEFTLHGVTKPVELALEFLGVNPGMGNGPVAGFEASTTLNRKDFGITIDMPLEGGGAVVGDKITINLEIEAGLQG; from the coding sequence ATGACCGCCGCCATCGCCCTGCCCAACCTGTCCTCCGGTACCTGGGCCATCGATCCCACCCACTCGACCGTCGGCTTCATGGTCCGGCACCTCGTCGTCAGCAAGGTCCGCGGCACGTTCAACGACTTCACCGGCGCGATCACGGTCGCTGCGGACGGCACCCCGTCCGTCCAGGCCGAGATCCAGGTCGCGTCCATCGATACCAACAACGAGCAGCGCGACGGCCACATCAAGTCGGCCGACTTCTTCGACGTCGAGCAGTTCCCGACAGCCACGTTCGTCTCCACCGCGGTGCGCCCGGCCGGCTCGAACTTCGTAGTCGAGGGCGAATTCACGCTCCACGGCGTGACCAAGCCGGTCGAGCTCGCCCTCGAGTTCCTCGGTGTGAACCCGGGCATGGGCAACGGCCCGGTCGCCGGGTTCGAGGCCTCGACCACCCTCAACCGCAAGGACTTCGGCATCACCATCGACATGCCGCTCGAGGGCGGCGGCGCAGTGGTCGGCGACAAGATCACCATCAACCTCGAGATCGAGGCAGGCCTGCAGGGCTGA
- a CDS encoding DUF1707 domain-containing protein — translation MEARDLRVSDAEREHVGELLQRAVGQGMLSLGEFTERMDSALAAKTRGELNAVLADLPGMQLNPAYGAGPYPQPAVPSAPVPVPVPPPAHPAVTGQSVPSNVIRGRMSTVTRKGPWHVPPTLYLDTRMGSVTLDFTEAVMQTQVVHVTVDDYCSSITLIVPPEATVDLNGVDAVAGSASNKVRTGPPYGPLHLVVRGRVRFGSITAKHPFGTALRKMLGT, via the coding sequence ATGGAGGCAAGAGATTTGCGGGTGTCCGATGCCGAGCGCGAGCATGTCGGGGAACTGCTGCAACGCGCGGTGGGGCAGGGCATGCTCTCCCTCGGCGAGTTCACCGAACGAATGGACAGCGCACTCGCCGCGAAGACCAGGGGTGAACTCAACGCGGTGCTCGCAGATCTGCCCGGCATGCAACTGAATCCGGCGTACGGCGCAGGCCCCTACCCGCAGCCCGCGGTGCCCAGTGCGCCCGTCCCTGTTCCCGTACCGCCACCTGCACACCCGGCGGTCACGGGACAGTCTGTGCCGTCCAACGTCATTCGCGGGCGCATGTCGACCGTGACCCGCAAGGGACCGTGGCACGTACCGCCCACCCTGTACCTCGACACACGAATGGGCAGCGTCACTCTCGATTTCACCGAGGCGGTGATGCAGACCCAGGTGGTGCACGTGACCGTCGACGACTACTGCAGCAGCATCACGCTGATCGTGCCGCCGGAAGCAACGGTAGACCTCAACGGCGTCGACGCTGTCGCCGGATCGGCATCGAACAAGGTCAGGACCGGTCCGCCCTACGGCCCGCTGCACCTCGTGGTGCGGGGCCGCGTACGGTTCGGCTCGATCACTGCCAAGCACCCGTTCGGCACCGCGCTGCGGAAGATGCTCGGCACCTGA
- a CDS encoding FCD domain-containing protein gives MTAPLSRSLLADQAVEQLRRRLHAGEWEIGTKMPGETTLAAELGIGRSTVREALRMLAGQGMVRSRQGSGVFVERLEPEADGWEAVVRTEAIAAVIEVRTAIEVEAARLAALRANDADIAAMRRALQVRADAVDTPDRGFVDADIEVHRAVIAAAHNPVLSELFETFVPRLADAMVEMIGLLGLRDRKTEPNADEHLALVDAIAAGDATEAVRISRAHLEGMAAGLR, from the coding sequence GTGACCGCCCCACTGAGCCGCAGCCTGCTGGCCGATCAGGCCGTCGAACAGCTGCGGCGTCGGCTGCATGCGGGGGAGTGGGAGATCGGCACGAAAATGCCGGGGGAGACGACCCTGGCGGCCGAACTGGGTATCGGCCGTTCCACGGTCCGCGAGGCGCTGCGGATGCTCGCCGGCCAGGGCATGGTGCGGTCGCGCCAGGGGTCCGGGGTGTTTGTTGAACGGCTCGAACCCGAGGCCGACGGGTGGGAGGCGGTGGTCCGCACCGAGGCAATCGCGGCAGTGATCGAGGTCCGTACCGCTATCGAAGTGGAGGCCGCGCGCCTGGCGGCCCTCCGCGCCAACGATGCCGACATTGCGGCCATGCGCCGAGCGCTGCAGGTACGCGCGGACGCGGTCGACACGCCCGATCGGGGGTTCGTCGACGCCGATATCGAGGTGCACCGTGCCGTCATCGCGGCCGCGCACAATCCCGTCCTGTCGGAGTTGTTCGAGACGTTCGTGCCCCGGCTGGCCGACGCGATGGTGGAGATGATCGGCCTGCTGGGGCTCCGCGATCGGAAGACCGAGCCGAATGCCGACGAGCATCTCGCCCTTGTCGACGCCATCGCGGCGGGGGACGCCACGGAGGCAGTCCGGATCAGCCGGGCACACCTCGAGGGGATGGCGGCAGGCCTGCGTTGA
- the paaI gene encoding hydroxyphenylacetyl-CoA thioesterase PaaI has translation MTVEYRSAREMFEADVASQALGIEVRELAPGHAVASMTVRETMVNGHGITHGGFVFVLADTTFALACNGYDEPAVAARADIRFIAPTRVGDELVAEAVERERYGRNGIYDVTVRVQGKAIAEFRGDSRSFARSR, from the coding sequence ATGACCGTCGAATACCGTTCGGCGCGAGAGATGTTCGAAGCCGATGTGGCCTCGCAGGCCTTGGGAATCGAGGTGCGCGAACTCGCTCCGGGCCATGCGGTTGCATCGATGACGGTCCGCGAGACCATGGTGAACGGGCACGGGATCACGCACGGGGGATTCGTGTTCGTCCTTGCAGACACGACATTTGCGCTCGCGTGCAACGGGTACGACGAACCTGCGGTCGCCGCGCGGGCGGACATTCGGTTCATTGCCCCCACGCGGGTGGGTGACGAGCTGGTGGCCGAGGCGGTTGAGCGGGAACGATACGGCCGCAACGGTATCTACGATGTCACCGTGCGGGTTCAGGGTAAGGCCATCGCTGAGTTCCGTGGCGACAGCAGGTCCTTCGCGCGCTCTCGGTGA